From the Quercus lobata isolate SW786 chromosome 6, ValleyOak3.0 Primary Assembly, whole genome shotgun sequence genome, one window contains:
- the LOC115994415 gene encoding 2-methyl-6-phytyl-1,4-hydroquinone methyltransferase, chloroplastic-like isoform X2 translates to MASSLINGAQNLKLISGITITPTGFGFVGSTFQDRRLPNKKGLVSFGRNYKAGTLTPRCSISSLRPASQPRFIQHKKEAFWFYRFLSIVYDHVINPIHWTEDMRDEALEPADLFDRNMIVVDVGGGTGFTTLGIVKHVDAKNITILDQSPHQLAKAKQKEPLKECKIVEGDAEDLPFPTDYADRYVSAGSIEYWPDPQRGIKEAYRVLKIGGKACLIGPVYPTFWLSRFFADVWMLFPKEEEYIEWFQKAGFKDVKLKRIGPKWYRGVRRHGLIMGCSVTGVKPFSGDSPLQIYEVCGSCSLVQRQRI, encoded by the exons TGGCTTCTTCATTGATCAATGGAGCTCAGAATCTCAAGCTCATTAGTGGCATAACCATAACTCCAactgggtttggttttgttggGTCAACTTTCCAGGATAGGCGCTTGCCCAATAAGAAGGGCTTAGTGTCTTTTGGTAGGAATTACAAGGCTGGAACTTTAACACCCAGATGCAGTATATCATCCTTAAGGCCAGCTTCCCAGCCTAGGTTTATACAGCACAAAAAAGAGGCATTTTGGTTCTATAGGTTCTTGTCTATAGTATATGATCATGTCATAAACCCTATTCACTGGACTGAGGATATGCGGGACGAGGCGCTTGAGCCTGCTGATCTCTTTGATCGGAATATGATAGTGGTAGATGTAGGTGGTGGAACTGGGTTTACCACTCTTGGTATAGTTAAGCATGTGGATGCCAAAAATATTACAATTCTTGACCAGTCCCCACATCAGCTTGCCAAGGCGAAGCAGAAGGAGCCCTTGAAGGAATGCAAGATAGTTGAGGGTGATGCAGAGGACCTTCCGTTCCCAACTGATTATGCGGATCGATATGTATCCGCTGGGAG TATCGAGTATTGGCCAGATCCACAGCGTGGAATCAAGGAGGCATACAGGGTACTGAAGATAGGGGGGAAAGCCTGTCTTATAGGTCCTGTTTACCCAACCTTTTGGTTGTCTCGTTTCTTTGCAGACGTGTGGATGCTCTTTCCAAAGGAGGAAGAGTACATTGAATGGTTTCAGAAGGCTGGTTTCAAAGATGTTAAACTAAAAAGGATTGGTCCAAAATGGTACCGTGGCGTCCGTAGGCATGGCCTGATCATGGGTTGCTCTGTAACAGGTGTGAAGCCCTTTTCTGGAGACTCTCCCCTACAG